In Tachysurus fulvidraco isolate hzauxx_2018 chromosome 1, HZAU_PFXX_2.0, whole genome shotgun sequence, a single window of DNA contains:
- the crebbpa gene encoding CREB-binding protein isoform X2 gives MAENLLDTGPPNAKRPKMTAPASDGPELSSLSWDDLESNLPDELIPSGPNGDLSLMPMPSNGGSAGTAGLADAAAKHKQLSELLRAGSGASLNSAALNSSSPGPGGGMGPQLGALGKSPLGQGSPSHASPTPKSAGTAPGTPGNGGMGLNAGFNQAMLNNGMMAQSTAAQQQGQVMNGTLGPGGRGRGAPGMQYQGPGSVGQQVAAAAGAAPGGAGSMLAETLTQGAQQMGMSAQQAGNMNKMGMAGSGSPFSQYQAGGQQLAAAGVNAQLQNKASLANSLPAFSADLKGAVVPNMPQAQQQVAVGMVGCQGVPAGPTADPEKRKLIQQQLVLLLHAHKCQRREQANGEVRACALPHCRTMKNVLNHMTHCQAGKSCQVAHCASSRQIISHWKNCTRHDCPVCLPLKNASDKRNQQPMMTSPNAGLQTAIGPVGSGQNTAPALNAPAPIDPSSMKRAYAALGLPYSNQSPAQTQAPTAQPTQTQHQHLRPLNALGTNQMSISGGAMGVPTSDQAKLHPDGNMPSTLNANQLMSDSSSVGALGNVPTAAPLSASGVRKAWHEHVTQDLRNHLVHKLVQAIFPTPDPAALKDRRMENLVAYARKVEGDMYESANSRDEYYHFLAEKIYKIQKELEEKRRSRLQKQIITQAPMTAPGAQQPALNQPNSLGPRPQNGPVPMPSVPNQMINRMQVPQGMSQYPLSMQNVQMSQAPLATRAASPMSHAQQINMSSVPQIGMSPTRMAPAQGMMGPHGGNMVPQAANQQQFIPQFSANANAMNVNMGQPNTQAAVPQTQNLPLNALSSLGSQMNCPAPPQAPLGTTPPPSAGAPSTNLPPLQANQAGTPNPGPAQSTPPHTQSQTELPALPQPHPGTPSADNRVPTPASATSADLHTQHAVPELPAAVEPKAEPKQEEQDFESSAGQNEPKMEVEDNTGPPIKKEEPESLEVKPEPMETEDKKTDVKAETKEEDENSATGTASSSPSQSRRKIFKPEELRQALMPTLESLYRQDPESLPFRQPVDPILLGIPDYFDIVKNPIDLSTIKRKLDTGQYQEPWQYVEDVWLMFNNAWLYNRKTSRVYKYCSKLAEVFEQEIDPVMQGLGYCCGRKYEFSPQTLCCYGKQLCTIPRDGTYYSYQNRYHFCEKCFNEIQGDSVTLGDDPAQPQTMISKDQFERKKNDTLDPEPFVECKDCGRKMHQICVLHYEVIWPSGFICDNCLKKSGKTRKENKFSAKRLQVTRLGTYIEDRVNKYLKRQNHPEAGEVFVRVVASSDKTVEVKPGMKARFVDNNEMSESFPYRTKALFAFEEIDGVDVCFFGMHVQEYGSECLFPNTRRVYISYLDSIHFFKPRVLRTAVYHEILIGYLEYVKKLGYVTAHIWACPPSEGDDYIFHCHPADQKIPKPKRLQEWYRKMLDKAFAERILHDYKDIFKQATEDRLTSANELPYFEGDFWPNVLEESIKELEQEEEERKKEENTAACETPEGTPGDSKNAKKKNNKKTNKNKSSVSRANKKKPGMPNVANDLSQKLYATMEKHKEVFFVIHLHSGPMMNTLPPIMDPDPLLSCDLMDGRDAFLTLARDKHWEFSSLRRCKWSTMCMLVELHNQGQDRFVYTCNECKHHVETRWHCTICEDFDLCINCYNTKGHEHQMVKWGLGLDDDSNSQSGEASKSPQESRRLSIQRCIQSLVHACQCRNANCSLPSCQKMKRVVQHTKGCKRKTNGGCPVCKQLIALCCYHAKHCQENKCPVPFCLNIKHKLRQQQLQHRLQQAQMMRRRMATMQGRAVPQSLPSPPPSAAPGTPTAHQQPQQQPNTPQTPQPLLSSQPTTPNAGVMSPTYPTAPRNGQQVSQGKPGAQASPLHQQPSPLPQPQPQQQHPQPQQQPPQQPQQHPPPGAVQMARKIEMMAQAQQNQNYRMAVNGLAINHQQQQQRMPGAMQPPMQIVGPRGQQVMQGMPPGQWPQAGMQPGMQTGMQQAAQPQQQQQAPQGPQHVVPMQRPMMPQQPPQRMMVPAQGQRPPQAPQRPPAIAPNALQDLLRTLKSPSSPQQQQQVLNILKSNPQLMAAFIKQRTAKYASQPQQQQQQQQQQQGMQPTMQAMAAMQGVQRPGMQPQQPQQPNTQGMAALGPGQGQLMNPAHAEMYRRQILRQQQQQGVMPQAHGQFPQGQGAAPSYSQLRMQHQQLTAMQGAGGPMSQLPPMPQMGQPGLGMDGTQNLLHQRILQQQQQQQQQQQQAVLKPQIGSPAPPNPMSPQGHLLPGQPMPGNTLGSQVRSPAPVQSPRPSSQQHSSPSPQVQPQPSPHSASPHPGLGTPMPAGNTLEQQGHLGTPEQSTMLSQLNAPGRGGLPTDLGMVGDATGDTLEKFVEGL, from the exons ATGGCTGAAAACCTCCTTGATACCGGACCTCCGAACGCGAAGAGGCCGAAGATGACAGCACCTGCCTCAGACGGGCCAG agTTGAGCTCACTGTCATGGGACGACCTGGAGAGCAACCTTCCGGATGAGTTGATTCCAAGTGGCCCAAATGGAGACCTCAGTCTGATGCCCATGCCCTCGAACGGTGGCAGTGCGGGCACGGCGGGGCTGGCAGATGCTGCTGCTAAACACAAGCAGCTCTCTGAGCTCCTGCGAGCAGGAAGCGGCGCCAGCCTCAATTCGGCAGCTCTGAACTCGTCTAGCCCGGGACCCGGGGGAGGCATGGGGCCTCAGCTGGGTGCACTGGGTAAGAGTCCGCTGGGCCAAGGATCTCCCTCGCACGCCTCCCCAACGCCAAAATCAGCAGGAACCGCACCAGGCACACCGGGGAATGGCGGCATGGGCCTGAACGCTGGCTTCAACCAAGCCATGTTGAACAATGGCATGATGGCACAGAGCACAGCCGCTCAGCAGCAAGGCCAGGTGATGAACGGAACGTTGGGGCCGGGCGGGCGTGGCAGGGGTGCACCAGGCATGCAGTACCAGGGGCCGGGGTCTGTAGGGCAGCAGGTGGCGGCAGCAGCAGGGGCAGCACCAGGAGGAGCAGGCAGCATGCTGGCAGAGACACTGACGCAGGGGGCACAGCAGATGGGCATGAGCGCTCAACAAGCGGGCAACATGAACAAG ATGGGCATGGCTGGCAGCGGTAGTCCCTTTAGTCAGTACCAGGCAGGCGGGCAGCAGTTAGCAGCGGCAGGTGTAAACGCCCAGCTGCAGAACAAAGCATCGCTGGCAAACAGCCTGCCAGCTTTCAGCGCCGATCTGAAGGGAGCTGTCGTTCCGAACATG CCTCAGGCACAGCAGCAGGTGGCAGTGGGAATGGTTGGGTGTCAGGGTGTTCCTGCAGGTCCCACGGCTGACCCGGAGAAGCGCAAGCTGATCCAGCAGCAGCTGGTCCTGCTGCTCCATGCACACAAGTGCCAGCGGCGTGAGCAAGCCAACGGTGAGGTACGGGCCTGCGCCCTACCCCACTGCAGGACCATGAAGAACGTCCTCAACCATATGACCCACTGCCAGGCCGGCAAGTCCTGTCAGG TGGCTCACTGTGCATCCTCGAGGCAAATTATTTCTCACTGGAAGAACTGCACACGGCACGACTGCCCCGTCTGCCTCCCGCTGAAGAATGCCAGTGACAAGCGTAACCAGCAGC CTATGATGACGTCTCCGAATGCGGGCCTGCAGACGGCAATAGGTCCGGTGGGCTCTGGTCAGAACACAGCTCCGGCCCTTAATGCCCCGGCTCCTATAGACCCAAGCTCCATGAAGCGAGCATATGCTGCTCTTGGCCTCCCTTACAGCAACCAGAGCCCTGCACAGACACAAGCGCCTACTGCTCAGCCCACGCAGACGCAACACCAGCACCTGAGGCCGCTGAATGCGCTCG GTACTAACCAGATGAGCATTAGCGGCGGGGCGATGGGCGTGCCCACATCAGATCAAGCTAAACTGCATCCCGATGGCAACATGCCATCCACTCTCAACGCCAA TCAGCTGATGTCAGACAGCTCGTCAGTAGGAGCTCTGGGTAACGTGCCCACGGCGGCACCACTGTCGGCCAGCGGCGTGAGAAAAGCCTGGCATGAACATGTCACTCAGGACCTCCGCAACCACCTCGTCCATAAATT AGTGCAGGCTATCTTTCCTACACCGGACCCCGCGGCTCTGAAAGATCGGCGCATGGAGAACCTGGTGGCGTATGCGCGGAAGGTGGAAGGAGACATGTACGAGTCGGCCAATAGCAGA GATGAGTACTACCACTTCCTAGCAGAGAAGATTTACAAGATCCAGAAGGAGCTGGAGGAGAAGAGGCGTTCCCGACTCCAGAAGCAAATCATTACACAGGCACCGATGACTGCACCAGGGGCACAGCAGCCTGCTCTGAACCAACCCAACTCTCTGGGACCCAGGCCTCAGA ATGGACCCGTGCCTATGCCCAGTGTTCCAAATCAGATGATTAACCGCATGCAGGTCCCCCAAG GGATGAGCCAGTATCCACTGTCCATGCAGAATGTTCAGATGTCTCAGGCTCCACTGGCCACTCGGGCAGCTTCCCCGATGAGTCACGCACAACAAATTAACATGAGCTCTGTTCCTCAG ATCGGCATGTCACCCACACGGATGGCTCCAGCGCAGGGCATGATGGGACCTCACGGTGGGAACATGGTGCCACAAGCAGCAAATCAGCAGCAGTTTATCCCGCAGTTTTCCGCCAATGCTAACGCTATGAATGTCAACATGGGCCAGCCCAACACGCAGGCAGCTGTCCCTCAG ACACAGAACCTCCCTCTGAATGCACTCAGCTCTTTAGGCTCTCAGATGAACTGCCCCGCACCTCCCCAGGCCCCTCTTGGTACCACTCCACCCCCTAGTGCAGGAGCCCCTAGCACTAACCTGCCACCACTGCAGGCTAACCAGGCCGGCACGCCCAACCCCGGCCCGGCACAGAGCacgcctccacacacacagtctcagacaGAGCTGCCTGCTCTCCCACAGCCCCATCCAGGCACACCG AGCGCTGATAACCGAGTCCCCACTCCGGCATCGGCGACAAGTgctgacctacacacacaacatgccgTGCCCGAGCTGCCTGCTGCGGTCGAGCCCAAAGCAGAGCCCAAACAAGAAGAGCAGGACTTTGAGTCCAGCGCTGGTCAAAATGAACCCAAGATGGAG GTGGAAGACAATACTGGCCCTCCGATCAAGAAGGAGGAGCCAGAGAGCTTAGAGGTCAAGCCGGAGCCGATGGAAACGGAAGATAAAAAGACGGACGTTAAGGCGGAGACCAAAGAGGAGGACGAAAACAGTGCGACTGGCACTGCATCGTCCTCACCATCGCAGTCTCGCCGGAAAA tCTTTAAACCGGAAGAGCTGAGGCAGGCACTAATGCCTACACTGGAGTCTTTATACAGACAGGACCCTGAGTCTCTGCCCTTCCGCCAGCCTGTGGATCCCATACTGCTGGGTATCCCG GATTACTTTGACATTGTAAAGAATCCCATCGACCTGTCCACCATAAAGCGCAAGCTAGACACGGGGCAGTACCAGGAGCCGTGGCAGTATGTGGAAGACGTGTGGCTCATGTTCAACAACGCCTGGTTGTACAACAGAAAGACGTCACGCGTCTACAAGTACTGCTCCAAGTTGGCTGAGGTATTCGAGCAGGAGATTGACCCGGTCATGCAGGGCCTTGGATACTGCTGCGGCCGGAAG TACGAATTTTCCCCTCAAACCCTGTGCTGCTATGGCAAGCAGCTCTGCACCATTCCCCGCGATGGCACCTACTACAGCTACCAAAACAG GTATCACTTTTGTGAGAAGTGCTTCAACGAGATTCAGGGAGACAGCGTGACGCTGGGCGACGATCCCGCACAGCCTCAAAC GATGATTTCCAAGGATCAgtttgaaagaaagaagaacGATACACTAGACCCCGAGCC ATTTGTTGAATGTAAAGATTGTGGACGCAAGATGCATCAGATATGCGTCCTTCATTATGAAGTCATCTGGCCCTCGGG CTTTATTTGTGATAACTGTTTGAAGAAGAGTGGGAAGACGCGGAAGGAAAATAAGTTCTCAGCAAAAA gactGCAAGTGACACGGTTAGGCACATATATAGAGGACCGAGTGAATAAGTACTTGAAGAGACAGAACCACCCAGAAGCTGGCGAGGTGTTCGTGCGAGTGGTGGCCAGTTCAGACAAAACGGTGGAAGTCAAACCCGGCATGAAGGCCAG GTTTGTAGACAATAACGAGATGTCTGAGAGCTTCCCCTACAGAACCAAAGCACTTTTTGCCTTCGAGGAGATCGACGGTGTCGATGTATGTTTCTTTGGCATGCACGTGCAGGAGTACGGCTCAGAGTGTCTTTTCCCCAACACCAG ACGGGTATACATATCATACCTTGACAGTATTCACTTCTTTAAACCTCGTGTGCTTCGGACGGCAGTTTATCACGAGATCCTCATCGGTTATCTGGAATACGTCAAGAAATTAGG GTATGTGACGGCACATATTTGGGCATGTCCTCCGAGCGAAGGTGATGACTACATCTTTCACTGTCACCCTGCCGACCAGAAGATCCCCAAACCTAAGCGTCTGCAGGAATGGTACCGAAAAATGTTGGACAAGGCCTTTGCAGAGAGGATACTCCATGATTACAAG GACATCTTCAAACAAGCAACGGAGGACCGTTTGACGAGTGCAAATGAGCTGCCTTACTTTGAGGGTGATTTCTGGCCTAATGTTTTGGAGGAGAGCATTAAGGAgctggagcaggaggaggaggagaggaagaaagaggagAACACTGCGGCATGTGAAACTCCAGAG GGAACGCCAGGGGACAGTAAAAATGCcaagaaaaagaacaataagAAAACCAACAAGAATAAGAGCAGCGTGAGTCGAGCCAATAAGAAGAAACCTGGGATGCCGAATGTAGCCAATGACCTATCCCAGAAACTCTACGCCACCATGGAGAAACACAAAGAG GTTTTCTTTGTAATTCACTTGCACTCTGGGCCAATGATGAACACTTTGCCGCCCATAATGGACCCTGACCCGCTGCTCTCCTGCGACCTGATGGACGGGCGAGACGCGTTCCTGACGCTGGCGCGGGATAAGCACTGGGAGTTCAGCTCACTTCGTCGGTGCAAGTGGAGCACCATGTGTATGCTGGTAGAGCTACACAACCAGGGCCAGGACCGCTTCGTCTACACCTGCAATGAATGCAAGCACCACGTGGAGACTCGCTGGCACTGCACCATCTGCGAG gACTTTGACTTGTGTATCAACTGCTATAACACTAAGGGACATGAACATCAGATGGTCAAGTGGGGTCTCGGTCTGGATGACGACAGCAACAGCCAGAGTGGTGAGGCCTCCAAGAGCCCACAGGAGAGCCGGCGTCTGAGCATCCAACGCTGCATACAGTCTTTGGTGCATGCCTGCCAGTGTCGCAATGCCAACTGCTCTCTTCCATCCTGCCAGAAGATGAAGCGTGTGGTGCAGCATACTAAGGGCTGTAAGCGTAAGACCAACGGTGGCTGCCCTGTCTGCAAACAACTTATCGCGCTTTGCTGTTACCATGCCAAGCACTGCCAGGAGAATAAGTGCCCTGTGCCCTTCTGCCTCAACATCAAGCACAAGTTGCGACAGCAACAGCTTCAGCATCGCCTTCAGCAGGCCCAGATGATGCGACGGCGCATGGCCACCATGCAAGGCCGTGCCGTACCCCAAAGCCTGCCATCCCCTCCACCTTCTGCAGCTCCAGGCACGCCCACAGCACACCAGCAGCCGCAGCAACAGCCAAACACGCCCCAAACACCACAGCCTCTCCTTTCCAGCCAGCCGACCACACCCAATGCTGGCGTCATGTCTCCGACTTATCCTACCGCTCCCCGCAATGGCCAACAAGTGTCCCAAGGTAAACCGGGTGCCCAGGCTTCACCTCTGCACCAGCAGCCATCTCCACTCCCTCAGCCCCAACCACAGCAGCAGCATCCGCAACCACAGCAACAACCGCCACAGCAGCCGCAACAGCATCCGCCACCTGGCGCTGTCCAAATGGCACGGAAGATTGAGATGATGGCACAGGCCCAACAGAACCAGAACTATCGCATGGCTGTAAATGGTTTGGCCATAAACCaccagcaacagcagcagcgtATGCCTGGTGCCATGCAGCCTCCTATGCAGATTGTGGGACCTCGGGGGCAGCAGGTCATGCAAGGTATGCCACCAGGCCAGTGGCCACAAGCAGGAATGCAACCTGGAATGCAAACAGGAATGCAGCAAGCAGCTCAaccgcagcagcagcagcaggcacCGCAAGGTCCACAGCATGTCGTGCCAATGCAGAGGCCCATGATGCCTCAGCAGCCTCCGCAACGCATGATGGTGCCTGCGCAGGGCCAACGGCCACCTCAAGCACCCCAGAGACCTCCAGCCATCGCACCAAATGCCCTGCAAGACCTCCTTCGTACACTCAAGTCTCCCAGCTCGccacaacaacagcagcaagtGCTTAACATCCTCAAGTCCAACCCCCAACTCATGGCAGCCTTCATCAAGCAGAGGACGGCGAAGTACGCCAGCCAGccgcaacaacaacagcagcagcagcagcaacaacaaggCATGCAACCTACAATGCAAGCCATGGCAGCCATGCAGGGTGTCCAAAGGCCTGGCATGCAACCCCAACAACCTCAACAGCCAAACACACAAGGCATGGCAGCTCTCGGACCAGGGCAGGGACAACTCATGAACCCTGCGCATGCTGAGATGTACCGTCGCCAGATATtgcggcagcagcagcagcagggcGTGATGCCTCAAGCACATGGCCAGTTCCCTCAAGGGCAGGGTGCTGCACCCAGCTACTCGCAACTCCGCATGCAACACCAGCAACTTACGGCGATGCAAGGCGCTGGCGGACCAATGAGCCAACTTCCGCCAATGCCACAAATGGGGCAGCCAGGTTTGGGAATGGATGGCACGCAGAACTTACTCCACCAACGCATactccaacaacaacagcagcagcagcagcaacagcagcaggcCGTCCTCAAGCCCCAGATAGGCTCACCGGCACCACCAAATCCTATGAGCCCTCAAGGTCACCTGCTACCTGGACAGCCCATGCCAGGCAACACACTGGGTAGCCAGGTTCGCTCTCCAGCACCAGTGCAGTCACCACGTCCTTCGTCACAGCAGCACTCCAGCCCCTCACCGCAGGTCCAGCCTCAGCCCTCGCCCCACTCCGCCTCGCCTCACCCTGGCCTGGGCACACCCATGCCTGCGGGCAACACCCTGGAGCAGCAGGGGCACCTGGGCACCCCGGAGCAGAGCACTATGCTCTCGCAGCTTAACGCTCCTGGCCGTGGTGGCCTACCGACCGACCTAGGCATGGTTGGAGATGCCACAGGAGACACGTTGGAGAAATTTGTGGAGGGGTTGTAG